One window of the Geitlerinema sp. PCC 9228 genome contains the following:
- the phnD gene encoding phosphate/phosphite/phosphonate ABC transporter substrate-binding protein, whose translation MKRRHFLWYSFLFLSGCGTAVTNNTNNASNSSASSNAQKPLRFTVTDVQGLENLKQQYEPFRQAWSQVLQQPVEFVPVNGYTEAAAALRLDRVDIALSGPSEYVLIRTRTEATPIVAITRPNYHSAVVVPAESPIQSLDELKNKEIAMREIGSTSGHIGPTGILLEAGLDPKTDYQAKMLGDRGSLAALANREVDAWAGPWLDYQQFLQRENISADDYRMVKKGPPLPNDVFMASSFMDKNTIADIRDRTLANQQKLIDILATREKKYEQSQLVAAQDTDYDPIRNVYRAIGQGDFLNSEGQS comes from the coding sequence ATGAAACGACGTCATTTTCTTTGGTATAGTTTTCTGTTTCTGAGCGGCTGCGGTACCGCCGTTACCAACAATACCAACAACGCCAGCAACTCTTCAGCTTCTTCTAATGCGCAAAAACCCTTGCGATTTACTGTCACCGACGTACAAGGATTGGAAAACCTCAAGCAGCAATACGAACCATTTCGGCAAGCTTGGTCCCAAGTCCTGCAGCAACCTGTAGAATTTGTACCGGTAAACGGGTACACGGAAGCGGCGGCGGCTTTGCGTTTGGATCGAGTAGACATAGCTCTTTCCGGACCTTCCGAGTACGTTCTGATTCGCACGCGCACCGAAGCCACACCCATTGTTGCCATTACCCGACCCAACTATCATTCGGCGGTGGTGGTACCGGCGGAAAGTCCCATCCAATCCTTAGACGAGCTCAAAAATAAAGAAATTGCCATGCGAGAAATCGGATCCACCAGCGGCCATATTGGTCCTACGGGAATCCTGTTGGAAGCCGGACTTGACCCAAAAACCGATTATCAAGCTAAAATGTTGGGCGATCGCGGTAGTTTGGCTGCTTTGGCCAATCGAGAGGTGGATGCTTGGGCGGGTCCTTGGCTGGATTACCAACAGTTTTTGCAGCGAGAAAATATATCCGCCGACGATTATCGTATGGTCAAAAAAGGTCCGCCGTTGCCCAACGATGTATTTATGGCCAGCAGCTTTATGGATAAAAATACCATTGCCGATATTCGCGATCGCACCTTAGCCAACCAACAAAAACTCATTGACATCCTCGCTACCCGAGAAAAGAAATACGAACAATCCCAACTGGTGGCTGCCCAAGATACCGATTACGATCCCATTCGTAACGTCTATCGAGCCATCGGCCAGGGAGATTTCTTAAATTCTGAAGGTCAATCTTAA
- the coaE gene encoding dephospho-CoA kinase (Dephospho-CoA kinase (CoaE) performs the final step in coenzyme A biosynthesis.) has translation MSEPNLPTQQRRIGLTGGIATGKTTVSDYLAKKYQFPVLDADVYARLAVEKGSPVWQALVERYGNQILWENGTLHRKKLGEIIFADERERRWVEAQIHPYVRSRFVQELSHQVNSVVLVVPLLFEANFTDLATEIWVISCTHDQQIQRLMQRDGLSQEAATSRVSAQMPLSEKKARADVVLENSDTEETLWQQVDRAVERCL, from the coding sequence ATGTCAGAGCCTAACTTGCCGACCCAACAAAGGCGAATTGGTTTGACCGGGGGCATCGCTACGGGGAAAACCACGGTTTCCGATTATTTGGCGAAAAAATACCAATTTCCGGTTTTGGATGCTGATGTTTATGCCCGCCTGGCTGTGGAAAAAGGGTCGCCGGTGTGGCAGGCTTTGGTGGAGCGATATGGCAACCAAATTTTGTGGGAAAATGGCACGTTGCACCGGAAAAAGCTGGGCGAAATTATTTTTGCTGACGAACGGGAACGTCGGTGGGTGGAAGCACAAATTCATCCCTACGTGCGATCGCGTTTTGTACAAGAATTATCCCATCAGGTAAATTCCGTAGTTTTGGTGGTTCCTTTGCTATTTGAAGCCAATTTTACAGATTTAGCTACCGAAATTTGGGTAATCTCATGTACGCACGACCAGCAAATTCAACGTTTGATGCAGCGGGATGGGTTAAGTCAGGAAGCAGCTACCTCTAGGGTGTCTGCCCAAATGCCTTTGTCAGAAAAAAAAGCACGTGCTGATGTGGTTTTGGAAAATTCCGATACCGAAGAAACCCTATGGCAACAGGTCGATCGGGCAGTGGAGCGGTGTTTGTAA
- the surE gene encoding 5'/3'-nucleotidase SurE — protein sequence MRILIGNDDGIHAVGVHALAEALAEAGHDITVVCPDRERSATGHSLTLHQPIRAQAVTSGFREGIQAWSCSGTPADCIKLALDALVSQPPQLVLSGINQGQNLGTDILYSGTVSAAMEGSIEGISSIAMSLASYTSQDFQPAAQFACKLVADLQSQALPVGTLLNVNVPPVPAAEFAGVVWARQGVRRYVDVFEKRVDPRGKTYYWIAGEVVEEGADAIAKDLPEDLPADVEAIQKNYITITPLHYNLTCKNRLEQLRSRQFQVF from the coding sequence ATGAGGATATTAATTGGTAACGACGACGGCATTCATGCGGTGGGCGTCCACGCCCTGGCAGAAGCTTTGGCAGAGGCAGGTCACGATATCACCGTAGTTTGCCCCGACCGGGAGCGTTCGGCAACGGGGCACAGTTTGACGCTGCACCAACCCATTCGTGCGCAAGCGGTGACCTCTGGATTTCGGGAAGGCATTCAGGCGTGGTCTTGTTCGGGAACACCTGCCGACTGCATTAAGTTGGCTTTGGATGCTTTGGTGTCGCAACCGCCGCAGTTGGTGCTGTCGGGGATTAACCAAGGGCAAAATTTGGGAACGGATATTTTGTATTCGGGTACGGTGTCGGCGGCGATGGAAGGAAGTATTGAAGGGATTTCCAGTATTGCCATGAGTTTGGCGAGCTATACCAGTCAAGATTTTCAACCAGCGGCGCAATTTGCGTGTAAATTGGTGGCGGATTTGCAGTCGCAGGCCCTGCCGGTGGGGACGTTGTTAAATGTGAATGTGCCACCGGTGCCAGCGGCAGAGTTTGCTGGCGTGGTGTGGGCGCGTCAGGGGGTACGCCGCTACGTGGATGTGTTTGAAAAACGGGTGGATCCTCGGGGGAAAACCTATTACTGGATTGCTGGGGAAGTGGTGGAAGAAGGGGCTGATGCGATCGCGAAGGATTTGCCAGAAGATTTGCCGGCTGATGTGGAAGCGATTCAGAAAAATTATATTACGATTACCCCTTTGCACTATAACTTGACTTGTAAAAATCGCCTGGAACAGTTGCGATCGCGACAATTTCAGGTGTTTTAA